From the genome of Cololabis saira isolate AMF1-May2022 chromosome 4, fColSai1.1, whole genome shotgun sequence:
CTGGTTGTGGAaccctggaccagctctataccctccactTGAGGGTttatgggagtttgcccaaccagttcACATGTGCTTTGCGGATCTGGAggaggcatttgaccgtgtccctcatagtattctgtggggggtgctctgCGAGTATGGGGTCCGGGTCCCCCTGCTAAAGGCTGTACAGTCTCAGTGCGACCGGAGCAGGACCATTTCCCAGTGCCTGTTGGACTCAGGCAGGGCTGTGCTTTGTCACCAACTCTGTTCATAAGAAGTCTGGACATCTCTGCTTGGACTGCTTCCCCCACGCCCTGCATCCAGATGAGCGTATGAGAATGAATACCATTGTATTTTCAAGATTAACAAGTTACGTAGGTAACTGCAGTTCTGTGAGTCGAAACAGAACACCATTTGACTTTTCTTTACACGAATGAagataaagatttaaaaaagctaaagattaaaaaaagataaagatcTTTTAAGTCAGAAAAAACACCCATGAATATCCCTGCATAAAGACACTACAGTTGtagtataatatataaaaatgcaCAAATTAGATAATCTTAATGAAGTAATGAATGTTGTTCTGCCAAGGaatgtttttgtgatatttaaacTTTCTGCACACTGAAATTTTAAACGTCTCTATTTAGAAATACCTTTCCAGAGCCCTTTGAAGCCCTCGTCTCTGGCTATGGTCCTGTAGGCCTCAGTTGTGCTGCTGTATCTCTTCACAGAGCCGGCCTCAGGCCGCCCGACCTGAGCCTGGAACCTGACCTTCACCACGTCTGTGGGCTGAGCAAACGCCACCGCCATCGCCCCGGTTGTGCAGCCTGCCAGCATCCGAGTCCCAAGTCCAGCATCTGTCACACAAACATTTATGATACTAGACAATGTTTTAAATAGGAAAAAAACTGAATCAAAGCTTCACAGCCAGCTTTTAGTTTAACTACTAAAAGGTATACAGCAATTATCTCAAGTCTTGTGGATCAGGGTGATAACATGGCCTGCAGGCCAGAAAGTCTCCATGGTTACAAACTTTTAAATCAGTGACATCACAGTAAGAAAAGTGTACCAGATGAGGCATGAACACACATTGTTCAGTGAAAGAGGAATCTGCCCTGTGCCCTACCTACTGGAAGCATTTCAGCAAAACAAGTTCACACTATGCTGAAATCTGTGTTTTTCCAACAAGCACCAGGATTTTTATTCAGAAATACAAATGAGACAATCTGTTTGGAAATTACAGGATCAGGATGAGTTCTTTGGCCAAGCCAGTTGGCCGACGTTCGAATCGGTCTGTTTTCCAACAGGATAACATAACAAAAGTTTTGCAATTGTTTTGGCAAAATATTATCGAATTATGCAGAGGTGGAGCATGGTCTAACTTTGAAGTGACTTTGGATGAACCTGATCCAGAATTGTTTTGTCTTAGAGGTCTTAGAGTTACGCAGTATCAGACTTTTAAAGTGAAAGTGCCTCTCTCTGACACTTGGGGTCAGTATTTCCCATTTTGCTGTGTTTGTTGTGCAACATCTAAACGGGATCAAGAAAGCAATAAGATGgtgagttaaagcagcacaatgtaactttcagcttttgttgagtttggcagctcctttggacaaaagcggtagtgctttaccagtagtgtggaagggttcctaccatgctcctcaaagttacatagtgccagtgaaggcgatacagacccctcagaccatgacagaggtgtcattaaacctgttgtaagttgatgtaccatcacaatgactctggaaatattatattaaggtggaaaagttacatagtgctgctttaaaggaaaTAATTGCATCTGCAATGATCATATCTAATAAAGTAGTTGTGATCAGTGACTGAACGAACCCCGTAACACACACCACACTTGCAATTTGCTTTAAAGTTAAATATGAGCTGTAATGGAAGAAAAACACATACTTTCTGATCCACCTGCGTAGAACTGTTTCATGGTGTCGTAGAGGCCGATCCGCACTGAGGCGAAGCTCATCTGTCTCTGCAGACCTGCCACCAGCCCGTTGTACAGACCCTTCGGCCCCTCAGCCTTCACGATGGTGACGATGGTGCCAAACACACCGCTGTATTTTGCCCTCTGGCCTTTCACTAAAGGCCTGGATTCTCCTTGGATctaaaataaattagcaaagtattacagaaaacaacaacaactttgACACAGATTGTAAAGTGAGTCAGGAGTGTGTCAAGAGCAAACATctgcatgatttaaaaaaatcttttacattgGCAACACTCACTTTTACAAAGATAGGCCTACTCATGACGGGGCTTTATATGAAATTTAAGGTTTTAACAACAAGAGAAGCCGTTTCAGCTTCAACAATCACACATTAATCACCCATGCAGAAGTTTCTATGGTTACATTTCGTGTTTTATGACTCAATAAGAGCTTGGACAATATTCAGATGAGTTAAAGTTCTTATAACTCTGATtacaaaaaagacatttttgaataaaaaaaaacataatttgatGCCACCTACAAAACAGTACAGGCAAGAATTTAAATTCTGaaataggattttttttaaaggatgcTGTCTCACCTGCAGTCGGACTTTGGCCGTGTCCAGAGGGAAAGTGACCAGATCAGCCACAcagccagctgttccagctgaaAAGACCTTGACAGCAGCTGGGGGCGCCAGATCAGAGGTTGCTCCTTCTACCATGTTAAAGATCTTTAAATATCAAGACACttataaaaagaaatacaaaaaaaataaaaaatgcaattaacaaaaatataaaaaagttgGCATAAAGTCAGTTTAATGCCAGTGTAAGCTAATGAATCCCACATCAAGTGCCAGGAAACAAAAAGTTTGTCTTTAAAAGATAAATCCTCTCAATCATTATGCATAAAACCTTCCAAATGATCATGTCACCGACTACGACACGTCCTGAAATGACAGTCCAGAACAAAGGCAGTGTTTGACTTGCTACGCAAATACCTGACTGCTGTTTGGTCCACACTCCTCTGCTCTGATGACTATGAATGTCTGCGGTGCCGCCCTgctggaaagaaggaaagaaaaaaaaaaaaaaaaaaagaagcagcatATGGTACTGAAATACCCAACGTCTCTTTTATCGCCTGCAGCAAtgtgttcttttattttacattctCATCACGATTCATCAGATTGGAAACATAAATAAGTCATTTCACGGGTTTGACAGACGGATGACTAGTCTCAACAGCTGCTCTAACCTGGAGCTGCAGGGCTGGTTTGATGGAGGATGTTTTCAGATCAGAGGTTGTTTCTGCCAGACTTCAACTGTTTGATAAAAATTAGATTAAAGACTGCCGCTTTCCAATTTTCTTAAAACgttttaaaacaattaatttcacTTTCTAGCAACCGACAGCAGCTTAAATGTTCAGTagcagcaaaacaaaaaagtctCCACTCGTAAAAGGATTCaatatttatttagaaaaatacaaaatatgatATTTCATTTACACGATTGTGTTCTGGACCGAGTAACCAGAAGCACAGCTAACTAGACTCATCAAGGTGAGCTgcaaatatttttacaatcctcTCCGTCGCTTTCTTCATGGAGGACGGGGACATGTCGGGACGCTGTCGAGGACCTGTGCGAGGGCGAGCACCGGGATTGTCTGAAGAGCTCCGGCTCTGCAAAGATTCAAAATAAGAGCCACAGCATTAAAACTGCAAAGAGCCTGAGAGTAAATGAGTACAAActataaaaacaagacatttgcaaagttaaaaacaaacacgTTCATATATTTTAGGAGTCTTGCGATAGCTCATGAGCCGCCACTCAAACATAACAAGCCTTTCTTGCTCGAACAGGTGAGCACAGCGATTGCTCAATTGTCTGTGAGCAGTACAGCAAGAACGATCTTTAGATCTGTGACATGCTCCGACAGGTGATACCAGGTGTGTCTGCTGATTCCCCAGCACGTCCTGGGCTAGCGTGATCAACATCACTAGTCGATTTTCTGCCTTATGACCTGGAGTGTTTCCTCTGTTTCCACACCAGTAAAAACATGTAACGTGAGGGCAATTACTGATACCATCATTTTCCTGTCCTTTGCCAAACCTGTTTGACTTTACTTTATGATTCAACATCAAGAGTTCATGTTAGAGGGAAGTGAAAAGTACAAGAGGGGTGGAGGGGAGGGGGTGAGTGTGTATGCAGAACTGGGTATAAATACTTACAGGACTGCTGGGTGACTGAGAGAAAGAAGGAGCTAGGCGAATGACTCTCAACGAGGCCTCCAGTTGGTGAGAGGAGAGGAAAAAGTTCGGGACCTCCACAGGGTTTGAGCTTAATGCAGTacgttaaaaaaataacaagaagAGGTGTGAAAGAATGGTGGTATCCTACAAGTCAGTAACAAAGATTCATGTGTTGAAATAAAATAGATGTCTGCAACCGAATTTTCTTTTGTCATCATTAGAGATCAAATATTAAATATTCTGAAATATAAACTCCTTTTTTCAAATAAAGCAAAATCACAAAATACAGCTATATAatttcttccattttttttctttttgaatataTATAAATCCTACCTATAAAACTCCTAAATAATCTTGATTTTCTTCAGCTTAAACTTCATTAATCAAGCATTTTTATCCATTATCATATTAATTCTTCTATTAAAAATTAAATGATCCTTTGAAGGTGTAAAAAGCACACGGCAAACCAAATGTCCTGTAACAGCAGTCTAATCTAAAGCAACAGCCAAGCAAAAATTCAGAGATTAAAAGAGATCTTTTTCCTGATTCCTCCAGAAACAAATGAAACacagcaaaaacaaatatgaCAGAATATAACAAATCCGAAGGATACGGTTGGAGCTGTGCGTCTTCATTGTGCAGGGGACCTGAAGCACTCGTACAGGTGCAGGGCTCAGTTGGGAGTGATGAAGCTGGATCTCCTGATGTTTCGTCGTGACTCTTTGGTGTGTCCGATTGTATGTCATTGTCACCTTGTAGCGTCCTTTCATCATCTCGCTCTGAATCCGACGCGTCTCCTGTTGATCCACCAGAGCTGTGGTGGGGATCAATTTCCTGGTGTTTCCCACCTAATTCCTGAGTTTCCAGACGTAACGCCTGTCTGTTGTTGTCTTCATCCTCACTGCAATCAGACTCCTGTAGTGCCTCCATGCTCTCCACGGAGGCCAGGTCCGGGTCTGATAGGATGCTTGTCCAAGGACTAGTTCTGTCTGTTAATGAGGTCACCTCATTTAGAGGCCTTGGCTTCACCACAGTCTCCTCAAAATCCTCATCGTTCTCTTCACAATCATCAGTTTCCACATCGTGCCTGAAACCAGTTTCTTCTTCATGTTCCTCTTCAGACATGTCAGCGCTGCTGCTTCGTTGGTCCCTCTCCTCCTCGGGCTCCGGGTCAGGCGGGTCTCCAGACATCTCCGTGGGCAGCGATGGGAGAGGAGACACGACCTCCGAGGAAACATCGATCACTTTCTGTGGGCTGGAGATGCTCGCAGGGATGATCTGAAATCCATTGTGTTCTCCTGGAGAGTTTGATGAGCTGTTCTCTGTGGTGGAAGGAATTGTTTCCAAATGTTGTCCTTTTAGACCTAAATTATGatgcaaatgacaaaaaaagtgTGATTAAAACTCAATCAACAGCAATTGTTTTTGTTGGAAAATAGGATTCTTTGCTTTCTTGTttgttaaaaagaagaaaaaaagaagcaaaacttAAGCATTCCTTCTTGATGCCGTTTTTTGGTTGTATTGTGTTAGAATACTGAGTTTTAGCTATTTAGCTTTTCCCTTGTGCAAACACATTTTGCTAGAATTTGTTGATTTGTCCCCATTTATGTCTGACACTGTAATCATTAGCAGAAATTTGGTAAAGGAGCTCACCACTGATGATGTCATTGACTTCTCCAACTAACTGGTTGGACTTGAGAAGCAGCTGACTTGTGTCGATCTCTGAGCCCCTCTGTTCCTCCTGTTGGGTGTGACAATCCAGTTCAGTCAAAGACGGGAACGTAGGAGTAGAAAGTTTACGACTGAAGTATCTCTGAATGTTGTCGAGTTCGCTCAGTTTCTTCCTGTAAAAACAAAGATTCACATGAACATTTATTACCTGTAATTTCAGGTGTACAAAGCAAACAACAAACGGTTTAATTAAATACCTGAGTGTTGAGAACAAATATGAGCTGGAGGGATTGATATCACCAGTTGCACTGCTACAAAGAGAGTGAGAGGACACTTGTTCTTGCAGACTCTGATGGTAAAGTCGTACTTTGTCCATGTGCTCTGAATGGCGATCAGTCTCACTGGCCCTGCAACGATTGTTACAGTAACAGGTCCATAAACTGGCAGACTGAATACTTCAACATGTGAGGCGGGAGTAAAATATATGTGAGGTCCAACCTTTCAGAGAACAGCTGCTCTGTGTGGTTGGGGGATGAGATCTTCTGTTCTGTGTATCTGCTAATGTGGGAGGGAAAGCTGTTGTACACGGCTGTGGTTTGGTAGCTGAGAGGAGCCGTCTGGAACAAAGTCTGTTAATCAAAACACACACTGGTTTATCTCTGGTTCTAAAAAGGCATCAAGTTTTAGAcaataggggggggggggggcaatacTGTGCTAAAACGTTACTTTGAAACACATGTAATAATGCTAGTAAAAGTGAAAGAGAATAAAAATTGAGTTTTTCACAGACACAGATATTGGAGGTTGAAGTCACTAATCCAGATACTCTAGAACATCTATCTTCTTCATTCTCTAACAGCTGGCTCCTCTTGTCACCTGTTTTTGATCGCAAAACCCTCCTCCCCGCTGTCAGGAATTGAACGCATAAACATgttcatgttcagtttttttgccTATGGGTTTATGCCACTGAATAGAGAGAGGCTGAGTAAAAACCCACCTGGTGCTTTCCTTTGATAAGAAGTGGTCGATCCTCCTGCAGGAGGCAGAACGAGTCGGCACATCTTTTCACAGGTTATTCTAGCGATTGGATTTCCTCAGTTTTCCTCAGATTTCAAAGTAATTTTATTTGCGATTCGTTTCGGTTGACGCCTCTTTTGTAAACGATTTCTAGAGTTTTATCATAGATTACTGCATCCGTGTCACTGATCTACCCAGACATTAAATCTTCAACACAAGCATCAAGCAATTCCTTGATTTCATTGTCATGAATTTTCCTGGCATCTCTTTTTTATTCTGATGAACTACGCTGCTCAGTGTCAGCGATACTCCACACAGCAACTATGCTGACTGCTTCGTTTCAGGCTCGAAATACACACCATTAATCATTAGTATTACCATTAATCATACTAAAAGGCTACAGAGTCATATGCCGTACCTGCTTTAGCCTTTTGGATGCAATAAGATAGACCAACTTGCAAAATTAACGTATGCCCTGTCTCTGAAAGGGTTATAATGCACTGTTTGACATGGTGTGTAAGCTTAAAATTAACAAACTGAAAGAGAATATACTAGGCCTGGGTGATAAACCAAAAATTTACCGTTATTGACATTCACGTTGATGACCGACATCAATTTTCCCAGGTCAGTAAATTTGGTGttttgataaaagaaaaaaagaaaagaaacctcttttttttttttttactgcttgtGCTGATAGGCTATTTTCATTCCCCTTTAAGACGGTGTGCATAAACacgtgactccatccatccagtctgAAGAAGAAGGGAAACCCAAGAAAAATGCTGATGATTCaaacgaagaagcggctgacatACCAGGTCTGTTTAGTGTGAGACTCaagcatttcaacaagttctgATGCTTTAAACGCCACACATGCCATTTCTCatgctgagaaattaacttcagCACCCAGTTACTCCAACAGCTCATCTTACAAACAAGTCACGGGACGCTACTGTGCGCTGAGCTctcagctcagagcagctgtcgGGAGTTACTgaccaatcagccaatcagaaaacagaatttttaatgtgcatttATCGTTATCGAGCTAAAACTGCTCAATTtatcgtgatattgatttgaggtcatatcacccagccctagaaTATATCACTGTCTATCTTAGTGGAGTCAGATGTGGGTAAGGCAGTAAACTgacctctttctccttctttcaGTGAGGATATTTTGGATCAACAGCGGTTCATTTAAACTACCTCACCATACTATGACCGTGACTTGAATTGACTGTTCATGTAAACATactgaatgtaaaaaaaacactcacCGATGACTTTTGGACAGATTCTTCATTCACAGTTCTTCTGCGCCCACGCAGGTCTTGGACTCCTCTGAGCGGGGTGATGGACACTTTAAGCTGGCCATGACACTGACCACTGAAGTCTGTGATGTTGTACCAACCACACACCGATGGAAGACCACAGAGTAAAGGCGACAGGTCTACAGAGGCAAATCCAATCACCCTCTCCATTTCTGTGGAGGCAAAACAACCAAAGACTGAAGTAATGCATCATAAAGATCAACTCATGGAGTCAAATTGCTTCACTTACCTCCTTTGTGCCAGACTTTAAACACAAGAGATTGCTGTGGATCAACCAGCAGCTCCTTTGAAAGCCTGAAAATATAAAGCAAATACATCCGTCTGATATTTGATGAACTACAGTGCCAGCTTTAATTTGAAGTCAGTTATACAACCGGACCTGCACTCGTGCTGGTGGTCCCAGACAGGACAGTCAGTGTTGGATACAACAGCCGTGGAAACTGGTTCGGCAGAGTCAGCAGTGACATATGAAACGCAGCAACATGGCGCCCCTTCACTGCGATCAGTCAAAGGACAACCTGtcagaaaaacacacatatatCCTCTTGTTATTTTAACAAGAtgtatacaaaaagaaaaaaaaaacaaataataactCAAAACACATTCACCTTTCAAATTCAGGTGCATGGCCTGTTCCACAGCCACAGTCGAAGGAAAAGAGTCATCCAAACTCATTTCTGTGTGCTGCACAAATGTGATGTCTGGAGTGGTTTGGGGAGATTGTTTCTTGTGTCTGCTTTGTGTGCTTGATTTTCTGGGTGTAGTTGGAGAGAGTTCCGgctctgctgcttccacctcctCTAAGAAGAGTTCCTCCGGACTGTCAGAGTCCCCCTGGGTGTGTAGTCCAGCAGACACCTCCATGGGAACAGAACCTGCAGTCAGCATGATGTGCACCCTGAGAGCTGCACCTTGTAAATCTGCTGCTGAGCGCATGAACAGCGGGTACACTCCTGCAAAACCACAAAACCTCTTACACACTGCGGAAGGAATTTCAGTAAAGTTGAGGTTATTGTAAGATCACTTTGCTATGAATCAGTTCATACCGCTGAGAGTGAGCTTCTGCTTAGACGTCTTCGCAAGTGAGGACAGATCAACAAAGGCTGAGCCCACCAGGCGGTCCGAGTCACTGGGCcttctggttttatttttcgAGAAGGCGGCCCACACCTGCACCTCCAGCTTCTCCTCTCGCAGATACCACATTAGAGGGCGAGTGCACCTCAGCTCCACTGTTCTACTTCCTTCAAAACTTACATGGGCCTGGCTATCATCTCCACCGTCTTTGACAGATGGGTGTTTCAGTCGAGAGCAGAAGGCATCCTGGTCGTAGAACTTGTATCTATAGTAGCAGTAGGTGGAGCGCTGGAGCTCCCTCAGGCCAGGTACGAGTAAACAGTGAGTGGGAATCCAAGCCCGGGGAATTGAAAAAGTCACTGAGAGTTTTTCCGAGATTTCTTCCCAGGATTCGTCGTCCTCCTCCTGGCCGATGTCATCGTGAGGAACCTCCCAGCCCAAACTCTGGGCAGCTTTGATGGCCCTTTCCCGATCTGAGTGGTGAGCAAAGCTGATGGAGACTTCGAGGCCCCCAACCAAGATGTGTTGGTGCTGAGAAGGTCTTCCCTCCCGAGTTAAATACAACCCAAACCAGCCAGAAATacctggtttaaaaaaataaagaaacataatGACTTCATCATTTATGGTAAAAACAATATTGTTTATCCAGATGTCACTAAAGATCCTCCATGCCTGTTCTCTTGTGGATGAGATCACCCAAAGGTACTTTCACTGTGCCCAACATCACCTCTTCAGGTCTGGGTAAATGTTCTGCCACAGCagggaaaagaaaataatatcaaaaacagttaaagaaaagaaacacaaatagtgtaatggaaataaaaataagtaagCATGCATGTCATCTTTTACTGTGGGGTTGAGTAAATCAAACTAAGGCTGATTAAACCTTTGTAATTGTCTTTGGTCCAGACGGTAAAGACAGCAGACGCCTGGTCCAGCTGCTCTGCcaggctgcaggtttctccgcTGCTcatgtgaagctgcagatcaCAAGAAACCTCCATGTGGTGGTCAAATTCAGGGCAGAACGTCCTGGCTGCAGTGCGAGTGCACCTCATCTCACTCTCGGGCAAGAAGGAAAGTTGAACCGTGACGAAAGGGTTCACGCCTTCACCGACGAAGTGCCCGAATCTTTTATCATGTTCTGCTATTGTCCTGAAATAGGGGGAAcacaacagaaatgtttaagTGCTATTTATGTGTTAACACATTTATACTGAAAAGaggaaacaagaaaaacttTTGTTTAGAAGAAATTACATTTTGAGATATCCAGTGAAAAATAATGAAgccaaatgcaattaaatgtggTCATTTAAAAAGGAATAATCAGTCGCAGCATCAAATCTAGAAattaacaatataaaaacaatattaaataTAGGAATCATCCCGTATGTCTAGATGCTGTAAAATAAACCAAAGCACACCCTTGCATTATCCTCCTGTCCATAATTTTGGATCCTTAAAAAGATATCTAAGATAACAGATTAAATAGACAAAATACCACTTTTTTTGTGAATTCCACTTTTGTGCTCgatacaaaattaaaaacaacatgAATCTGTCCAGAAGTCAGAGTAATGCTTTTACCTCGCTGCTGCCTTCAGACCACAGGCTCTGTGCACGTTAACCACGAGCGTCACAACCCGCGAGGCAGCCCCTCTCCCAGCCTGTCCTTCAGTTCTCACAGGCCGGTGCTTATATCGAATGCAAACATCCAGCAGTCCTGAGCAACAAAATAGATGAGAAATAACGTTAAGAAGCTCATTGTGTGTCTATTATCCCGTTagaagtgtgtgtgcatgtgtatgaaCCTGATGGATGAGGCTGAAATCCTGTGGGATCATCCATTCTGGGAATCAGCGGCAGGGAGAACATTTGAGCCTCGTTAGGATGTTGTCTCTGCATGGTGACCATGGCGCACAGCTTGGAGAGTGGAAGCATTCCTCTGGCGAcgagctgatctctgacatttGGATAATAATATCTAGAagatatatattacaatatTCAATCACACCAGCCCGTCACTACACATATGCCAAGAACAAGTTTGTTCAAAACCAATATCtgtggttttcgtcccggtcgtggaacactggaccagctctacaccctccacaGGGTGCTTgggggttcatgggaatttgcccaaccagtccacatgtgctttgtggatctggagaagggatttgaccgtgtccctcatgccattctgtggggggtgctcagtgagtatggagtcgggggccctctactaagggctgtccggtctctgtatgatcgaagcaggagtctggttcgcattgccggcagtagatcagacttgttcccggtgcatgttggactccggcagggctgccctttgtcaccggtcctgttcatcatttttatggacaggatttctaggcgtaggatttcatctctgctttttgcagatgacgttgtcctgttggcttcatcggaccgggaccttcagcatgtgctggggcggtttgaagccgagtgcgacgcggcagggatgagaatcagcacctccaaaaccgaggccatggttctccaccgggaaagggtggcgtgccttctccgggtgggtggagaagtcctgcctcaggtggaggagttcaagtatctcggggtcttcacgagtgagggaacgatggagcgggagattgacggatcggtgcagcgtccgcagttatgcggtcgatgtaccagaccgtcgtggtgaagaaggagctgagtcgaaaggcgaagctctcgatttactggtcaatctacCCCCTAccttcacctatggtcatgaactttgggtagtgaccgaaaggacaagatcgcagatacaagcggccgagatgagtttcctccgcagggtggctggacgctcccttagagatagggtgaggagttctgtcacccgggaggagctcggagtcgagccgctgctccatcacattgagaggagtcagctgaggtggcttgggcatctgtaccggatgcctcctggacgcctccctagggaggtgttccaggcatgtccctcctccctagggaggtgttccaggcatgtccctcctccctagggaggtgttccaggcatgtccctcctccctagggaggtgttccaggcatgtccctcatccctagggaggtgttccaggcatgtccctccaggaggagaccccggggaagacccaggacacgctggagagactat
Proteins encoded in this window:
- the LOC133441898 gene encoding dicarboxylate carrier SLC25A8-like isoform X2; amino-acid sequence: MVEGATSDLAPPAAVKVFSAGTAGCVADLVTFPLDTAKVRLQIQGESRPLVKGQRAKYSGVFGTIVTIVKAEGPKGLYNGLVAGLQRQMSFASVRIGLYDTMKQFYAGGSENAGLGTRMLAGCTTGAMAVAFAQPTDVVKVRFQAQVGRPEAGSVKRYSSTTEAYRTIARDEGFKGLWKGSLPNIIRNAIVNCSELVTYDMIKELLLKNSLMKDDVPCHFTAGFAAGFCTTIVASPVDVVKTRFMNSVPGQYGGAMNCALTMLIREGPSAFYKGFVPSFLRLGSWNIVMFVSYEQFKRAVAGLQRAWESPLRPV
- the LOC133441898 gene encoding dicarboxylate carrier SLC25A8-like isoform X1 encodes the protein MVEGATSDLAPPAAVKVFSAGTAGCVADLVTFPLDTAKVRLQIQGESRPLVKGQRAKYSGVFGTIVTIVKAEGPKGLYNGLVAGLQRQMSFASVRIGLYDTMKQFYAGGSENAGLGTRMLAGCTTGAMAVAFAQPTDVVKVRFQAQVGRPEAGSVKRYSSTTEAYRTIARDEGFKGLWKGLPELWLAWPAGTRQLHQESHRPTWPGSLPNIIRNAIVNCSELVTYDMIKELLLKNSLMKDDVPCHFTAGFAAGFCTTIVASPVDVVKTRFMNSVPGQYGGAMNCALTMLIREGPSAFYKGFVPSFLRLGSWNIVMFVSYEQFKRAVAGLQRAWESPLRPV
- the c2cd3 gene encoding C2 domain-containing protein 3; this encodes MKSRKQKIVKSGSSKSKVPSDVSPSTSLPPLVEGHLRCFLSVTISRVIWTVHKPPPPTFIRLRWWGESSNGTHFFPRDGSQPSQKTIKTTARFPIRCGPKQFTSYLTDMGFLVLEVLSKQDHLPVARAQVAGISRVSLSQPVNGFYTLLSPTSEKLGEVQVSLNLEPLTEAYDSCSPGPAIDINRDRLQVTTRTGTSQHRSHLAVNGKKSAGKSGKTLREKDHLCYQNGQEDKEETAGNQMSTLDNSLNNQAVVNSSDQESFHRQTNNDIISVILDRGNKLRNAMVVSMLKCDMDSALKDTPLPLPKDNIQPPTNKLVPSTSGLFLQDILHADSSQKHSDDVAIVTDCGLGYSADMDKRAVDLLLGSSSTSLPPLWDVQGFSLESLSGHSSLCADSELNDPLYDQSLLENLFYKAPNLDARLDGAEEEVLGTMSPSKNQPKQLNHTGHRINDGPTSDLQPSAEVGIHPALSGEQLALLSSIRLLKVTISSLTVPASSSATAPRNTSNKGKPPPPLTSKKCTYFVEYVFPATLAPNQHDHRNAGDGEVVRAVSRKITGEAVKFHQIATFPVHFSTAAIKHWWETDLIFKIYSRRSDQKKPVAIGTAVYPLVSLLQTRQLSQAVVLSIQNLENNKETEEIGPLKVSFELGKHNKDFQPEKSKKLPCRDASPSIVPPNLERENISRPQYVNTGKEESSACCLEGSRLKVWTPQRSSEAPATHRGIPISPLKSSPQVEEDPEVLLHALLMVPDGKNFSCGPLQAPNVYLNCKLFWCDETARSVVSWGQTNPTFNFVQVTPVALTSKLLERMKNNMIVIEVWQKTGSPGQDVLFGLVKLPLHQFYISFKDPKITQLLLQAQYPVLGVDCYMPIIDVFSGSCRGNLRVVLAMGRSEQIVSLQRTRDEECDPLPHLVRPVHLLDLQPHSQTKLKTPQVEIMREHVFMVRVEKVSGLTPLQSTVWGEADCYIQYTFPCQEGDAAANVDQDLIESSVNLKPFRTTTTLCVPDPVFGHAETHVLLAPEGIPIQRLLLSSLSSQGLSSGGGVQFEVWCRYYYPNVRDQLVARGMLPLSKLCAMVTMQRQHPNEAQMFSLPLIPRMDDPTGFQPHPSGLLDVCIRYKHRPVRTEGQAGRGAASRVVTLVVNVHRACGLKAAARTIAEHDKRFGHFVGEGVNPFVTVQLSFLPESEMRCTRTAARTFCPEFDHHMEVSCDLQLHMSSGETCSLAEQLDQASAVFTVWTKDNYKEHLPRPEEVMLGTVKVPLGDLIHKRTGISGWFGLYLTREGRPSQHQHILVGGLEVSISFAHHSDRERAIKAAQSLGWEVPHDDIGQEEDDESWEEISEKLSVTFSIPRAWIPTHCLLVPGLRELQRSTYCYYRYKFYDQDAFCSRLKHPSVKDGGDDSQAHVSFEGSRTVELRCTRPLMWYLREEKLEVQVWAAFSKNKTRRPSDSDRLVGSAFVDLSSLAKTSKQKLTLSGVYPLFMRSAADLQGAALRVHIMLTAGSVPMEVSAGLHTQGDSDSPEELFLEEVEAAEPELSPTTPRKSSTQSRHKKQSPQTTPDITFVQHTEMSLDDSFPSTVAVEQAMHLNLKGCPLTDRSEGAPCCCVSYVTADSAEPVSTAVVSNTDCPVWDHQHECRLSKELLVDPQQSLVFKVWHKGEMERVIGFASVDLSPLLCGLPSVCGWYNITDFSGQCHGQLKVSITPLRGVQDLRGRRRTVNEESVQKSSTLFQTAPLSYQTTAVYNSFPSHISRYTEQKISSPNHTEQLFSERASETDRHSEHMDKVRLYHQSLQEQVSSHSLCSSATGDINPSSSYLFSTLRKKLSELDNIQRYFSRKLSTPTFPSLTELDCHTQQEEQRGSEIDTSQLLLKSNQLVGEVNDIISGLKGQHLETIPSTTENSSSNSPGEHNGFQIIPASISSPQKVIDVSSEVVSPLPSLPTEMSGDPPDPEPEEERDQRSSSADMSEEEHEEETGFRHDVETDDCEENDEDFEETVVKPRPLNEVTSLTDRTSPWTSILSDPDLASVESMEALQESDCSEDEDNNRQALRLETQELGGKHQEIDPHHSSGGSTGDASDSERDDERTLQGDNDIQSDTPKSHDETSGDPASSLPTEPCTCTSASGPLHNEDAQLQPSNPVEVPNFFLSSHQLEASLRVIRLAPSFSQSPSSPSRSSSDNPGARPRTGPRQRPDMSPSSMKKATERIVKIFAAHLDESS